A stretch of Leisingera sp. S132 DNA encodes these proteins:
- a CDS encoding SPOR domain-containing protein — translation MSNTVSKARRAPRAAAAALGLLVLAACEDGPKLGFLEPKPKAEGEVRASSSTKLVERDVEAPDVFQVTEAGLWDGRPSIGGVWVAHPDTKDPERVIIRNNANGQFVIGALFRRERDIPGPRLQVSSDAAAALGMLAGAPVEVNVTALRREEVAPEPQPEEAAAGEDTLPEGTEAAEAALAGSEISETPLDPIAGAAAAIEASAPTAPDAAAAPATAEAAAAPAPKQQKTSLRKPYIQIGIFSVEANAKHAANAMRSSGMVPEVRQQSTSGKTFWRVLVGPAQTKAERSQLLKSVKDTGFADAYAVTN, via the coding sequence ATGTCAAACACGGTGTCGAAAGCAAGAAGGGCCCCGCGGGCGGCCGCAGCGGCCTTGGGCCTGCTGGTCCTGGCAGCTTGCGAGGACGGGCCGAAACTGGGCTTCCTGGAACCGAAACCCAAGGCCGAAGGCGAGGTCCGCGCCTCCAGCAGCACCAAACTGGTCGAACGCGACGTGGAAGCGCCCGACGTGTTCCAGGTGACCGAGGCCGGCCTGTGGGACGGGCGCCCGTCGATCGGCGGCGTCTGGGTGGCGCACCCGGACACCAAGGACCCGGAACGGGTGATCATCCGCAACAATGCCAACGGCCAGTTCGTGATCGGCGCCCTCTTCCGCCGCGAGCGCGACATTCCGGGACCGCGGCTGCAGGTGTCCTCGGATGCGGCAGCTGCCTTGGGAATGCTCGCCGGCGCTCCGGTCGAAGTGAACGTCACCGCCCTGCGCCGCGAGGAAGTCGCCCCGGAACCGCAGCCGGAAGAGGCTGCTGCCGGAGAGGACACCCTGCCGGAAGGCACAGAAGCAGCCGAAGCCGCGCTGGCCGGCAGCGAGATTTCCGAGACGCCGCTGGATCCGATTGCCGGTGCCGCCGCCGCGATTGAGGCCTCCGCGCCCACCGCTCCGGACGCAGCCGCTGCGCCGGCCACGGCCGAAGCGGCCGCAGCGCCTGCCCCAAAACAGCAGAAGACCTCGCTGAGAAAACCCTACATCCAGATCGGCATCTTCAGCGTTGAAGCCAACGCCAAACATGCCGCCAACGCTATGCGCAGCTCAGGCATGGTGCCGGAAGTGCGCCAGCAATCCACCAGCGGCAAGACCTTCTGGCGGGTGCTGGTCGGCCCGGCGCAAACCAAGGCGGAGCGCAGCCAGCTTCTGAAAAGCGTAAAGGACACCGGATTCGCTGATGCCTATGCTGTCACGAACTGA
- a CDS encoding MBL fold metallo-hydrolase yields the protein MAELRFTILGSGSSGGVPRIGGHWGDCDPGNPRNRRGRCSMLVERDGPDGTTSVLIDTPPDMRNQLLDAEVGRLDAVVYTHSHADHLHGVDDLRMVYFNMRQRIPVYADGPTQNDLLNRFGYAFAQPDGSPYPPILDLKSISGPFAIDGPGGEIPFRPFEVSHGSIDALGFRIGGLAYLPDVKEIPEAALPELEGLDVWILDGLRRTPHPTHFSYQDALEWFEKMAPKRGIITNMHIDMDYATIDAETPEHITPAYDGMVIRMEI from the coding sequence ATGGCTGAGTTGCGTTTCACCATCCTTGGCTCGGGTTCCTCCGGCGGCGTTCCGCGGATCGGCGGCCATTGGGGCGATTGCGACCCGGGGAACCCCAGGAACCGCCGCGGCCGCTGTTCGATGCTGGTGGAGCGCGACGGACCGGATGGAACAACCTCTGTGCTGATCGACACCCCGCCGGACATGCGCAACCAATTGCTGGATGCCGAAGTTGGCCGGCTGGATGCAGTGGTTTACACCCATTCCCACGCCGATCATCTGCACGGTGTCGACGATCTGCGCATGGTCTATTTCAACATGCGCCAGCGCATCCCGGTCTATGCGGACGGGCCAACCCAGAACGACCTGCTGAACCGCTTTGGATATGCCTTTGCGCAGCCCGACGGCTCCCCCTACCCGCCCATTCTGGACCTGAAGAGCATCAGCGGACCATTCGCCATTGACGGCCCTGGCGGCGAAATCCCGTTCCGCCCGTTTGAGGTGAGCCACGGCTCCATCGACGCGCTGGGGTTCCGCATCGGCGGACTGGCGTATCTGCCGGATGTGAAGGAAATCCCGGAGGCCGCCCTGCCGGAACTGGAGGGGCTGGACGTCTGGATCCTGGACGGGCTAAGGCGGACGCCGCATCCGACGCATTTCAGCTATCAGGACGCGCTGGAGTGGTTCGAAAAGATGGCGCCCAAACGCGGCATCATCACCAACATGCACATCGACATGGACTACGCGACCATCGACGCCGAAACACCAGAGCACATCACGCCCGCCTATGACGGCATGGTGATCCGGATGGAGATCTGA
- a CDS encoding TatD family hydrolase produces MTETPPQITDSHCHLDFPDFEGRLDEVIASAAEAGVTRMVTICTKMKNEPSVRAIAEAHAPVFYAAGTHPMSVADEPLVTVDELVALAKHPKFVGIGETGLDYHYTADSAAVQQQSLRIHIAAARETGLPLIIHARAADDDMARILGEEMKNGAYSCVMHCFSSSAELARAALDLGFYLSMSGIAAFPKSQELRDIFAAAPVERILLETDAPYLAPPPYRGKRNEPAYTAFTGKVGADVFGMDYAAFAAQTQANFDRLFWKAAAYEAAA; encoded by the coding sequence ATGACCGAGACGCCCCCCCAGATTACGGACAGCCACTGCCACCTGGACTTTCCGGACTTTGAAGGCCGCCTGGATGAAGTGATCGCCAGCGCGGCGGAGGCCGGCGTGACCCGGATGGTGACGATCTGCACCAAGATGAAGAACGAGCCGTCCGTGCGCGCCATTGCCGAGGCCCACGCGCCGGTGTTTTACGCCGCTGGCACCCACCCGATGAGCGTTGCAGACGAGCCGCTGGTCACTGTCGACGAACTGGTGGCACTGGCCAAACACCCGAAGTTTGTCGGCATCGGCGAGACGGGCCTCGACTACCACTACACCGCCGACAGCGCCGCGGTGCAGCAGCAGAGCTTGCGCATTCACATTGCCGCCGCCCGCGAGACCGGCCTGCCGCTGATCATCCACGCCCGCGCTGCCGACGATGACATGGCGCGCATCCTGGGTGAGGAGATGAAGAACGGCGCCTACTCCTGCGTGATGCACTGCTTCTCGTCTTCCGCAGAGCTGGCAAGGGCGGCCCTTGATCTGGGGTTCTACCTGTCGATGTCCGGCATTGCCGCGTTCCCCAAGAGCCAGGAGCTGCGCGACATCTTCGCCGCCGCCCCGGTGGAGCGCATCCTGCTGGAAACCGACGCGCCCTATCTGGCGCCGCCGCCTTACCGCGGCAAGCGCAACGAGCCCGCTTACACTGCCTTTACCGGCAAGGTGGGGGCAGACGTGTTCGGCATGGACTACGCCGCCTTTGCCGCCCAGACACAGGCGAATTTCGACCGCCTGTTCTGGAAAGCCGCAGCTTATGAGGCCGCCGCCTGA
- a CDS encoding DNA polymerase III subunit delta': protein MSADEDLPRADQAEGAPHPRETLRLIGQEAAEQDFLTAYTSDRLHHGWLLTGPQGVGKATLAWRIARFLLATPPAEDGLFGAPPPPQTLDIDPEHPLSHRIQALAEPGLAPITRSYDDKGKLRSQIVVDDIRKLNRFFGLSATDGGRRVVIVDAADDMNVSAANALLKMLEEPPARTTILLISHQPSRLLPTIRSRCRTLRLGPLSAPDMEAALAQSGVELPQNMDNLAALAGGSVGAALRLINLGGLKIYAELVQILDSMPRLDRQRAMALAEAAAQRGAAERFELLLSLTEMALARLARTGATGAPPAPEAAPQEAAMLSRLSPDSRKARAWADLAAEVTARARHGQAVNLDPAALVLDTVFKMQETASR, encoded by the coding sequence ATGAGCGCTGACGAAGACCTACCCCGCGCCGACCAGGCCGAGGGTGCGCCGCATCCGCGCGAAACCCTGCGGCTGATCGGGCAGGAGGCGGCGGAACAGGATTTCCTGACCGCCTACACGTCCGACCGTCTGCACCACGGCTGGCTGCTGACCGGCCCGCAGGGCGTCGGCAAGGCAACGCTGGCCTGGCGCATTGCCCGTTTCCTGCTGGCAACGCCGCCGGCCGAGGACGGCCTGTTCGGCGCCCCGCCGCCGCCGCAGACGCTGGACATTGACCCGGAGCACCCGCTCTCCCACCGCATCCAGGCGCTGGCCGAACCCGGTCTGGCGCCGATCACCCGCTCTTATGACGACAAGGGCAAGCTGCGCAGCCAGATCGTGGTCGACGACATCCGCAAGCTGAACCGCTTCTTTGGCCTGTCTGCCACCGACGGCGGGCGGCGGGTGGTGATCGTGGACGCCGCCGACGACATGAACGTGAGCGCCGCCAATGCGCTTCTGAAGATGCTGGAGGAGCCGCCGGCGCGCACCACGATCCTGTTGATCTCGCACCAGCCATCGCGCCTCTTGCCCACCATCCGCTCGCGCTGCCGCACGCTGCGGCTGGGGCCGTTGTCGGCACCGGACATGGAAGCCGCGCTGGCGCAGTCGGGGGTCGAGCTGCCCCAGAACATGGATAATCTCGCGGCCCTCGCGGGCGGCTCCGTCGGCGCTGCCTTGCGGCTGATCAATCTGGGCGGGCTCAAGATCTATGCCGAACTGGTGCAGATCCTCGACTCGATGCCCCGGCTGGACCGGCAGCGGGCAATGGCCCTGGCCGAGGCCGCCGCCCAGCGCGGCGCAGCGGAGCGTTTTGAGCTGCTGCTGTCGCTGACCGAGATGGCGCTGGCGCGGCTGGCGCGCACCGGCGCCACCGGCGCTCCGCCAGCGCCCGAAGCGGCACCGCAAGAGGCCGCGATGCTGAGCCGACTGTCGCCAGACTCGCGCAAGGCGCGCGCCTGGGCCGACCTTGCCGCAGAAGTGACAGCACGCGCCCGCCACGGGCAGGCGGTGAACCTTGACCCCGCGGCGCTTGTCCTAGATACGGTTTTCAAGATGCAGGAAACCGCGTCGCGCTAG
- a CDS encoding D-alanyl-D-alanine carboxypeptidase family protein: MLSRTDTPGAHLARLLKSSLRTGLAAGLAVSLSALSAAAFDTKARAAYVLDSGTDTVLLSKNADVPLPPASMSKLMTLYVAFEALRDGRLTLNETLPVSEHAMSYKGSTMFLDTLDRVRVEDLLRGIIVLSGNDACVVIAEALSPDGTEAGFARYMTKRGQELGMTASTFANSNGWPAAGHRMSVHDLAVLAERLIEDFPEYYPLFAETKFEFDGRAPSNVRNRNPLLKLGIGADGLKTGHTEEAGYGLVGSAKQGDRRVIFVVSGLDSERGRAEEAEALVNWSFRQFTKKTVAKEGIPIAEAEIWRGAERSVGLVPAKDLEILLPSLASGTIEGEVVYSGPIEAPVAKGQRLAELVLQPEDLPEVRLPLVAETDVPAGGFVVRVKTAAQVLIKQFLTGPEGAL; this comes from the coding sequence ATGCTGTCACGAACTGACACCCCCGGCGCGCATCTGGCGCGTCTCCTGAAGTCTTCGCTGCGCACGGGTCTTGCTGCTGGTCTTGCCGTCAGCCTGTCAGCGCTGTCAGCGGCCGCTTTTGATACCAAGGCACGTGCCGCCTATGTGCTGGATTCGGGGACCGACACCGTTCTGCTGTCGAAAAACGCCGATGTGCCGCTGCCGCCAGCCTCGATGTCCAAGCTGATGACCCTCTATGTGGCCTTTGAGGCGCTGCGCGACGGCCGGCTGACCCTGAACGAAACCCTGCCCGTCAGCGAACACGCGATGAGCTACAAGGGCTCCACCATGTTCCTGGACACGCTGGACCGGGTCCGGGTCGAGGATCTGCTGCGCGGCATCATCGTGCTGTCCGGCAACGACGCCTGCGTGGTGATTGCCGAGGCGCTAAGCCCGGATGGAACCGAGGCGGGCTTTGCCCGCTACATGACCAAACGCGGCCAGGAACTGGGCATGACTGCCTCGACCTTTGCCAACTCGAACGGCTGGCCCGCCGCCGGGCACCGGATGTCGGTGCACGATCTGGCAGTTCTGGCCGAGCGGCTGATCGAGGATTTTCCGGAATACTACCCGCTGTTTGCCGAAACCAAGTTCGAGTTTGACGGCCGTGCGCCCTCCAATGTCCGTAACCGCAACCCGCTGCTGAAACTGGGCATTGGTGCGGACGGGCTCAAGACCGGCCACACAGAGGAAGCGGGTTATGGTCTGGTCGGCTCCGCCAAGCAGGGCGACCGGCGGGTGATCTTTGTGGTCTCCGGCCTCGACAGCGAGCGCGGACGCGCAGAGGAGGCAGAAGCCCTCGTTAACTGGTCGTTTCGCCAATTTACCAAAAAAACCGTTGCCAAGGAGGGCATCCCCATCGCCGAAGCCGAGATTTGGCGGGGGGCCGAGCGATCGGTAGGGCTGGTGCCCGCAAAGGACCTGGAAATCCTGCTGCCCTCTCTGGCAAGCGGCACCATCGAGGGCGAAGTGGTCTACAGCGGCCCGATTGAGGCGCCGGTGGCCAAGGGCCAGCGCCTGGCAGAGCTGGTGCTGCAGCCGGAAGACCTGCCCGAGGTGCGGCTGCCGCTGGTCGCTGAAACCGATGTGCCTGCGGGCGGCTTTGTGGTGCGGGTGAAAACCGCAGCCCAGGTGCTGATCAAGCAATTTCTGACCGGTCCCGAGGGGGCACTGTGA
- the tmk gene encoding dTMP kinase, which yields MTAGTQSGSGRGLFITFEGIDGSGKSTQCRLLGEALQAEGRDVVLTREPGGSPGAEEIRRLVLEGDPDRWSAETELLLFMAARRDHLERTIEPALAAGKVVICDRFADSTRMYQGLSRGDLRAAVDQMHKLMIGREPDLTLLIDMDPAEGLARAKGRQGKEERFEDFGVGLQEKMRAGFLALAQEFADRFRVVDGGRPVEEVAADVRELADEALERPAA from the coding sequence GTGACAGCTGGCACGCAATCTGGCTCAGGGCGCGGCCTGTTCATCACCTTTGAAGGCATCGACGGGTCCGGCAAGTCCACCCAATGCCGCCTGCTGGGTGAGGCGCTGCAGGCAGAGGGCCGCGATGTGGTGCTGACACGCGAACCCGGCGGCTCTCCTGGCGCCGAGGAAATCCGCCGCCTGGTGCTGGAGGGGGACCCCGACCGCTGGTCGGCAGAAACAGAGCTGCTCTTGTTCATGGCGGCGCGCCGCGATCATCTGGAGCGCACCATCGAGCCCGCCCTGGCGGCTGGCAAGGTGGTGATCTGCGACCGGTTTGCCGACAGCACCCGGATGTACCAGGGCCTGTCCCGCGGCGATCTGCGCGCCGCGGTGGACCAGATGCACAAGCTGATGATCGGCCGCGAGCCGGATCTGACGCTGCTCATTGACATGGACCCGGCAGAAGGCCTGGCCCGCGCCAAGGGGCGTCAGGGCAAGGAAGAGCGGTTCGAGGATTTCGGCGTCGGGCTGCAGGAAAAGATGCGCGCAGGCTTCCTGGCGCTGGCGCAGGAGTTTGCCGACCGCTTCCGCGTGGTCGACGGCGGCCGCCCGGTGGAGGAGGTCGCCGCAGACGTCCGCGAACTGGCGGATGAAGCGCTGGAAAGGCCTGCCGCATGA
- a CDS encoding AEC family transporter: MFQSLIDVILPVFLVVGAGYAATARGALSQDHIEGVMKFAQGFAIPCLLFKAMAELDLSASFDPRLLGSFYTGAFTCFLIGVFGARILFKRDWEDCIAIGFCCLFSNSVLLGLPITERAFGPENLTGNYAIIAFHSPFCYGVGITAMEFVRNRGAGGVKTAVSVLNAMFRNVLILGIALGFAVNLSGFAIPLVVDEALSLIIRAALPCALFALGGVLVKYRPEGDMRAILFVCLTSLMIHPAIVWTLGTALALPQDLFRSGVLNAAMATGFNGYIFANMYGRAKRVAASSVLIATGASILTVWFWLLVLS; encoded by the coding sequence GTGTTCCAAAGCCTGATTGACGTCATCCTGCCGGTGTTTCTGGTTGTCGGCGCAGGCTATGCCGCGACCGCGCGGGGCGCGCTGAGCCAGGACCACATCGAAGGCGTGATGAAGTTTGCGCAGGGCTTTGCGATCCCCTGCCTGCTGTTCAAGGCAATGGCGGAACTGGACTTGTCGGCCAGCTTTGACCCGCGGCTGCTGGGGAGCTTCTATACCGGGGCCTTTACCTGCTTCCTGATCGGGGTGTTCGGCGCCCGTATCCTGTTCAAGCGGGACTGGGAGGACTGCATTGCCATCGGCTTCTGCTGCCTGTTCTCCAACTCGGTTCTGCTGGGACTGCCGATAACCGAGCGCGCGTTCGGGCCGGAGAACCTGACCGGAAACTATGCGATCATCGCCTTTCACTCGCCGTTCTGCTACGGCGTGGGCATCACCGCGATGGAGTTCGTGCGCAACCGCGGCGCGGGCGGGGTCAAAACCGCGGTGTCCGTTCTGAACGCGATGTTCCGCAATGTGCTGATCCTGGGGATCGCGCTGGGGTTTGCGGTGAACCTGTCCGGCTTTGCCATTCCGCTGGTGGTGGATGAGGCGCTGTCGCTGATTATCCGCGCCGCCCTGCCCTGCGCGCTGTTTGCGCTTGGCGGCGTGCTGGTGAAATACCGCCCCGAAGGCGACATGCGGGCGATCCTGTTTGTCTGCCTCACCTCGCTGATGATCCACCCGGCAATTGTCTGGACGCTAGGCACGGCGCTGGCTCTGCCGCAGGACCTGTTCCGCTCCGGCGTGCTGAATGCAGCGATGGCGACCGGGTTCAACGGTTACATCTTCGCCAATATGTACGGGCGGGCCAAACGGGTGGCGGCGTCCTCGGTGCTGATCGCCACTGGGGCCAGCATTCTGACCGTGTGGTTCTGGCTGCTGGTTTTGAGCTGA